In a single window of the Thunnus albacares chromosome 1, fThuAlb1.1, whole genome shotgun sequence genome:
- the LOC122986644 gene encoding plakophilin-3-like: MSVAVEGCFLSALQPTSSCTAYVLPSDGPSPDPMAKARRVREQVRMRLAEKKSSSLPRLDDSLLDATDYSFPAAKSHTHTLGFSSRSMIHTPSRVMAVPTVPLHSSGFSSRSAVESSSRVNHSGASMVQKSYQATQSQSRSRRSKSLCQADQEGLPLTVLVPPENTSYPTTVPPPGTLRRSLSGTLAQGRGYWQEEELPYQYTYKGPSHRTISRITNRQQHYQQQSSAFGQDGWGSGRGVPMAGDGWGAQWQQHVSRASHAGTGQYQAALHRAASLRSVRSVGKGVDVLEGASIHSNDPLGGLQGLDMPTAVRYLSEPDTALQVLGAAYIQHQCYHSNDAKNQVRVLHGVPALIQLFSSDNQEVQRFATGATRNLIYENVDNKAALIDANGVKHLVSILGEPDDELRKNITGVLWNLSSRDNLKEKLSKEALSDLTEKVLIPLCGSIPLSPSERDIFYNTTGCLRNLSSVNERTRQKMREMRGLVDSLVSYIQQEDRADDKGLENSLCVLRNLSYQLYSELPPSVRHRLEGPTRDSASRNSEAIGCFTLYGKKHSEQRNQNLFILSEVSRQPKGAEWLWHPKVVILYKHILQNSNSGSISREAAIGALQNITAGDARWSSVLSGVVLEQERMLPILLDLLDTDNEMELRPLTGLLRNLARHSTNKDHMAKSMVNVLVSKLPSDGHQKTPSSEVVVNICGALNHLVTCSSLAARDISYFNGLPKLIGIKTSHDHSSGSLKAARAASTVLCNMFQYNKLHKDFKLKGFARRDFTDATI; this comes from the exons ACTACAGTTTTCCTGCAGCAAAGAGCCACACTCACACCCTTGGCTTCAGTTCCAGATCCATGATACACACACCCAGCCGGGTCATGGCT GTGCCCACAGTACCCCTGCACTCCTCTGGTTTCTCCTCTCGCTCTGCTGTGGAAAGCAGTTCCAGGGTGAACCACTCAGGAGCCAGCATGGTCCAGAAGAGCTACCAAGCCACCCAATCACAGAGCAGAAGCAGACGCTCTAAGTCGCTGTGCCAGGCAGACCAGGAGGGACTTCCTCTGACTGTGTTGGTACCTCCAGAGAACACCTCCTACCCGACCACCGTGCCTCCCCCCGGCACCCTAAGGCGCAGCCTCAGCGGAACACTGGCCCAGGGGAGAGGGTActggcaggaggaggagctgccATACCAGTACACCTACAAAGGCCCCTCTCACCGCACCATCAGCCGTATCACCAACCGTCAGCAGCACTACCAGCAGCAGAGCTCTGCTTTTGGCCAGGATGGCTGGGGGTCTGGCAGGGGGGTTCCCATGGCAGGGGATGGCTGGGGGGCACAGTGGCAGCAGCACGTCTCCAGGGCCAGCCATGCAGGGACAGGGCAGTACCAAGCTGCCCTGCACCGGGCAGCCTCGCTGCGCAGCGTGAGGAGTGTTGGGAAAGGAGTGGATGTTTTGGAGGGTGCATCAATACACAGCAACGACCCACTAGGAGG gttgcAGGGTCTGGACATGCCTACAGCTGTCAGATATCTGTCCGAGCCAGACACTGCCTTGCAAGTTCTGGGAGCTGCATATATACAACACCAGTGTTACCATAGCAACGATGCTAAAAACCAG GTCCGTGTTCTGCATGGTGTTCCAGCTCTGATTCAGCTTTTCTCCAGTGACAACCAGGAAGTGCAGCGTTTTGCCACCGGCGCCACACGGAACCTCATCTACGAGAACGTTGACAACAAGGCGGCGCTCATAGATGCCAATGGTGTGAAGCATCTCGTCAGCATCCTGGGCGAACCCGACGATGAGCTTCGAAAGAACATCACTG GTGTACTGTGGAATCTGTCCTCTAGAGACAACCTGAAGGAGAAGCTGTCCAAAGAAGCTTTATCAGATCTGACAGAGAAAGTACTGATTCCTCTGTGCGGTAGCATCCCACTCAGCCCATCTGAGAGAGATATCTTTTACAACACCACCGGCTGCCTCAG gAACTTGAGCTCAGTGAATGAGAGGACGAGAcaaaagatgagagaaatgCGAGGCCTAGTGGACTCTTTGGTATCCTACATTCAACAAGAAGACAGGGCAGATGACAAG GGTTTGGAGAATTCGTTGTGCGTGCTGAGGAATCTGTCCTACCAGCTGTACTCAGAGCTTCCTCCTTCAGTTCGACACCGTCTGGAGGGCCCAACCAGAGACTCTGCATCCAGGAACAGCGAGGCTATCGGCTGCTTCACCTTGTATGGCAAAAAACACTCAGAG CAGCGTAACCAGAATCTGTTCATACTGTCTGAGGTGTCCCGACAGCCTAAAGGGGCTGAGTGGCTGTGGCACCCTAAGGTGGTGATACTGTACAAGCACATTCTGCAAAACAGCAACAGTGGCTCCATCAGCCGTGAGGCTGCCATAGGAGCCCTGCAAAATATCACTGCAGGAGATGCCAGG TGGTCGTCAGTGCTGAGTGGTGTGGTGTTGGAGCAGGAGAGGATGCTGCCCATCCTGCTGGATCTGTTAGACACCGATAATGAAATGGAGCTGAGGCCTCTGACCGGCCTGCTGAGAAACCTGGCCAGACATTCCACCAACAAGGACCACATGG CTAAGAGCATGGTGAATGTGTTGGTGTCCAAGCTGCCTAGTGATGGCCATCAGAAAACACCATCCAGCGAGGTGGTGGTTAACATCTGTGGAGCGCTCAATCACCTTGTCACCTGCAGTTCCCTGGCAGCACGTGACATCTCATACTTCAACGGCCTGCCCAAACTGATCGGCATCAAAACATCCCACGATCACAG CTCTGGGAGTCTAAAAGCTGCCAGAGCAGCATCAACTGTCCTCTGCAACATGTTCCAGTACAACAAGCTGCACAAAGACTTCAAACTG AAAGGATTTGCTCGTCGAGATTTCACAGATGCCACCATCTAA